One region of Tistrella mobilis genomic DNA includes:
- the drt3b gene encoding antiviral reverse transcriptase Drt3b, translating into MSKRRVSLTHRKQRSILTDMLPFEVPPTFSNRGYYRFLRDNSVEIKKDQLCWVCETDALDRTMQLLFGIKDIRSITAEVAIEWGKTKTRRSVPYNKCQMATIPFNFRVAHNLDGRTLSVVHPRNQVAVANFYATHSALIIYHTSISEFSIRRPVSVSRYVYFKDKLHEERLESVAGLEEEDREYEQVGSYFVYRKYRNIHRFFESYQYHRSEKKYNAMVQIDISKCFDSIYTHSLPWAVLGKDQTKFKLNESKRTFAGRFDALMQNLNHKETNGIVIGPEFSRIFAEIILQSVDDDLLKQLTKANLHHKVDYEIFRYVDDFFIFYNEESTQLKIFEALQQILKSKKLSINTGKIKYYQKPIITEITIAKERISALLNNEIDPACEEEPLVDPAEPPKKKLVCAINANRLTIRYKAAIKEASVTYGDLLNYTFAIIENKIEKLFKTYVESDKSDRDRKRLSNALLAIMEFAFFAYSASPKVNHTIRICRMIATSVDFVHAQGLPYEQKHLLFKYVHDNVMQQLEKNTMSEYREVESLYLLISLSQIGREYWLPVSVLLRHFLIKEEEGTGNYIRPTGFMNHFSVTILLSYIKHKVRYAKLKDFVEAQILAKLQYMKAHCPNDAETLIMLLDLIVCPYISNATKGKIGAIFGLDAAGLAAVQATNDHWFTAWGDKFDLGKELDAKRSREVY; encoded by the coding sequence ATGTCTAAGCGTCGTGTTTCGCTCACCCATCGAAAACAACGGTCTATCCTCACGGACATGCTACCGTTCGAGGTGCCCCCCACGTTTTCAAACCGGGGCTATTATCGCTTCCTGCGCGACAACAGCGTAGAGATCAAGAAAGATCAATTGTGCTGGGTTTGCGAGACTGACGCGCTCGACCGCACGATGCAACTTCTGTTCGGTATCAAAGATATCAGGTCCATCACTGCCGAAGTGGCGATCGAATGGGGCAAGACCAAGACCAGACGGTCGGTGCCCTATAACAAGTGCCAGATGGCCACGATCCCGTTCAATTTTCGGGTCGCGCATAATTTAGATGGCCGCACCCTGAGCGTCGTCCACCCGCGCAATCAGGTCGCAGTCGCGAACTTCTACGCGACCCACAGCGCACTGATCATCTACCACACGTCGATTAGCGAATTTTCAATCCGCCGCCCGGTGTCGGTGTCACGATATGTCTATTTTAAGGACAAGCTTCATGAAGAGCGGCTGGAGTCAGTCGCAGGGCTGGAAGAGGAAGATCGCGAGTATGAGCAGGTAGGATCCTATTTCGTTTACCGGAAATATCGGAATATCCATCGCTTCTTCGAGTCCTACCAATACCATCGCAGCGAGAAGAAGTATAATGCGATGGTACAGATCGATATCAGCAAGTGTTTCGACAGCATCTACACTCACTCGCTTCCCTGGGCCGTTCTTGGCAAAGATCAAACGAAATTCAAACTGAATGAGTCAAAAAGAACTTTCGCGGGGCGTTTTGACGCCCTTATGCAGAACCTAAATCATAAAGAGACAAACGGCATTGTTATCGGTCCAGAATTTTCGCGAATTTTCGCCGAAATCATTTTACAGTCGGTGGATGACGATTTGCTCAAGCAATTGACGAAAGCTAACCTCCACCACAAGGTGGATTATGAGATTTTTCGCTATGTCGATGACTTTTTCATTTTCTACAATGAGGAATCGACGCAACTCAAGATTTTTGAGGCGCTCCAGCAAATCCTCAAGAGCAAGAAGCTCAGTATCAACACCGGAAAGATTAAATATTACCAGAAGCCGATCATCACCGAGATTACGATCGCCAAAGAGCGTATTTCTGCACTCCTAAACAACGAAATTGACCCGGCGTGCGAGGAAGAGCCGCTGGTCGATCCGGCCGAGCCGCCAAAGAAGAAACTTGTCTGCGCGATCAATGCTAATCGGCTGACCATTCGCTACAAAGCCGCGATCAAGGAAGCCAGCGTCACTTACGGCGACCTTCTGAATTACACCTTCGCGATCATCGAGAACAAAATCGAGAAGCTTTTCAAGACCTACGTTGAGAGCGACAAATCGGACCGGGACCGCAAGCGTTTGTCCAATGCTCTCTTGGCAATCATGGAGTTTGCGTTCTTCGCCTATTCCGCGAGTCCCAAGGTCAATCACACCATCCGCATCTGCCGGATGATCGCGACCTCGGTGGACTTCGTCCACGCGCAAGGGCTGCCCTACGAGCAGAAGCATCTTTTGTTTAAGTACGTTCACGATAACGTGATGCAACAGCTCGAAAAAAACACGATGAGCGAATATCGCGAGGTAGAAAGCCTGTACTTGCTGATATCGCTCTCGCAGATCGGGCGAGAATATTGGCTGCCAGTCTCTGTGCTACTGCGGCACTTTCTGATCAAGGAGGAAGAGGGGACCGGAAATTACATTCGGCCGACCGGCTTCATGAACCATTTCTCGGTAACGATCCTACTTTCCTATATCAAACATAAGGTCAGATACGCGAAGCTGAAAGACTTCGTGGAAGCCCAAATCCTCGCCAAGCTTCAATACATGAAGGCACATTGCCCGAACGACGCCGAGACGCTGATCATGCTACTCGACCTGATCGTGTGCCCATACATCAGCAATG
- the drt3a gene encoding antiviral reverse transcriptase Drt3a — MLDQMFTAENFRRIYDAENRKGLDLVSRYFPSLKPLTLAVRAKVQDIRDLRAARATMNVKEFEATLLVLQNELNALKADKSAAIDALMDELSHKVLKSSFKIELSKKDGPNGKPVFCIDAEPETFFVIKQLQRNINKIYKVKPANRHDLVCQVRDMLGSPFPFELVRTDISSFYESIDRKKLLEKLDGDQLLSPASKKYIKQILESYGVKSDATVGIPRGVGISAYLAEFYLRPIDSAIRAIPGLVLYCRFVDDIVAVFARPPAGDSFGSYKDRIIDIFGKNGLTHNAEKTHEFAFPDQSSQHFEYLGYKFNIDSKGCEISPSTTKIKKYRARMEIAFNEYQRERPLRPRCAYRKLISRIKFLTGNTRLKNSKSCAVTGIYYNNSIATDLTSLQQLDRELKVRIKSLRSSSLQQKLKNLEFTTGFEQRRYHNFSVEELQTIVRAWKYV, encoded by the coding sequence ATGCTCGATCAGATGTTCACAGCGGAGAACTTCCGCCGCATTTATGACGCCGAGAACCGCAAAGGCCTGGACTTGGTTAGCCGTTACTTTCCCTCGCTCAAACCACTCACTCTTGCTGTTCGCGCAAAGGTGCAGGACATTCGTGATCTTCGCGCCGCCCGGGCGACAATGAATGTGAAAGAGTTTGAAGCGACGTTGCTGGTTCTGCAAAATGAACTCAACGCCCTTAAGGCGGACAAATCGGCCGCCATCGATGCCCTGATGGATGAGTTGAGCCATAAAGTCCTCAAGTCCAGCTTCAAGATCGAGCTGTCTAAAAAAGACGGCCCGAATGGAAAACCGGTGTTTTGTATCGATGCAGAGCCTGAGACATTTTTTGTCATCAAGCAACTGCAACGTAATATCAATAAGATCTATAAAGTTAAACCAGCAAATCGGCACGACCTTGTCTGTCAAGTTCGCGACATGCTGGGCAGCCCCTTCCCCTTCGAGTTGGTCCGAACCGATATTTCTTCTTTCTACGAAAGTATCGACAGAAAGAAGCTTCTCGAAAAGCTCGACGGCGACCAGCTCCTAAGCCCGGCATCGAAGAAGTACATCAAACAGATCCTGGAATCCTATGGCGTGAAATCCGACGCTACAGTCGGCATACCACGCGGGGTGGGTATCAGTGCCTACCTCGCCGAATTTTACCTGCGCCCCATTGATAGCGCGATCCGGGCAATCCCCGGTCTGGTTCTTTATTGCCGGTTCGTCGATGATATCGTGGCTGTCTTTGCACGGCCCCCGGCTGGCGACAGCTTCGGCTCCTACAAGGACCGGATCATCGACATCTTCGGCAAGAACGGGCTTACGCACAATGCAGAGAAGACGCACGAATTTGCTTTTCCGGACCAGAGTTCGCAACATTTTGAGTATCTCGGTTACAAATTCAACATAGACTCTAAAGGATGCGAGATTTCACCTAGCACGACGAAGATAAAAAAATATCGTGCGCGGATGGAAATCGCATTCAATGAATATCAGCGGGAGAGGCCGTTGCGTCCGCGGTGCGCCTACCGCAAATTGATCTCGCGAATCAAATTCCTGACCGGCAACACGCGGCTTAAAAACAGCAAATCTTGCGCGGTTACCGGCATCTACTACAACAACTCGATCGCCACCGACCTGACAAGCCTCCAACAGCTGGACCGGGAACTGAAGGTGCGGATCAAGTCCCTACGTAGCAGCAGCCTGCAACAGAAATTGAAGAATCTCGAATTTACTACGGGATTCGAGCAACGCCGGTACCATAATTTCAGCGTTGAGGAATTGCAGACGATCGTGAGAGCATGGAAATATGTCTAA
- a CDS encoding transcriptional regulator, with amino-acid sequence MAGDPPIDDVHDTADDRTRAIREIVRLWDEGLASGPAIDGEAAFEEIRIMLEGRMGCGSRP; translated from the coding sequence ATGGCAGGCGATCCGCCGATTGATGATGTCCACGACACCGCGGACGACCGCACCCGGGCAATCCGGGAGATCGTGCGCCTGTGGGACGAAGGCCTTGCGAGCGGCCCCGCCATTGACGGGGAAGCGGCGTTCGAAGAGATCCGGATCATGCTGGAGGGGCGGATGGGGTGCGGTTCCAGGCCATAA
- a CDS encoding PRC-barrel domain-containing protein, producing the protein MATPATTETSNLISADRVEGTSVYGADGEKIGSVYGVMLNKLNGRVAYAVISFGGFLGIGEKYHPVPWEVLKYDTSKEGYLVNLTRDQLENAPTYDRGDERRLYDRTYEESVHRHYGVPPYWI; encoded by the coding sequence ATGGCGACCCCTGCGACGACCGAAACCTCGAACCTCATCTCGGCCGACCGGGTCGAGGGCACATCAGTGTATGGGGCCGACGGCGAGAAGATCGGCTCGGTCTACGGCGTGATGCTCAACAAGCTGAACGGTCGCGTGGCTTACGCGGTAATCTCGTTCGGCGGCTTTCTCGGCATCGGCGAGAAGTACCACCCGGTTCCCTGGGAGGTGCTGAAATATGATACCTCAAAAGAAGGTTATCTGGTCAATCTGACCCGCGATCAGCTTGAAAACGCCCCGACCTATGATCGCGGCGACGAGCGGCGGCTCTATGACCGGACCTATGAGGAATCGGTCCACCGCCATTACGGCGTGCCGCCCTACTGGATCTGA
- a CDS encoding Crp/Fnr family transcriptional regulator, whose protein sequence is MGYYLELSRQDVEHLTDLQRQEQTWRIRDVVREMGAPTEMFYVVKTGWCFSYTIMADGRRQVLQIHHPGDVIGIPDIAYEHAVTGLQAATDLCLCPFPKSRLDTIFTDSPRLTALIMTLGMIDHVVLLDRIRTIGRMNADERVAHFLLEILSRLRITNPDVGDSFELPLSQELIGDTLGLTNVYVSRTLSLMERAGLIERIDRSIRIADEQGLRDMADFQDRYYRIDTSWFPGGTLEKLSAGA, encoded by the coding sequence ATGGGGTATTATCTTGAGCTTTCCCGACAGGATGTGGAACACCTCACCGATCTTCAGCGCCAGGAACAGACATGGCGGATCCGGGATGTGGTGCGCGAGATGGGCGCCCCCACGGAAATGTTCTATGTCGTCAAGACCGGCTGGTGTTTTTCCTACACCATCATGGCCGATGGCCGCCGGCAGGTGCTTCAGATCCATCATCCGGGCGATGTGATCGGCATTCCCGACATCGCCTATGAACATGCCGTCACCGGCCTGCAGGCGGCGACCGACCTTTGTCTCTGCCCGTTCCCGAAAAGCCGGCTGGACACGATCTTCACCGACAGCCCCAGGCTGACCGCGCTGATCATGACGCTCGGCATGATCGACCATGTGGTTCTGCTCGACCGGATCCGCACCATCGGCCGGATGAATGCCGATGAGCGGGTGGCGCATTTCCTGCTCGAAATCCTCAGCCGGCTGCGCATCACCAACCCCGATGTCGGCGACAGTTTCGAACTGCCGCTCAGCCAGGAGCTGATCGGCGACACGCTGGGGCTGACCAATGTCTATGTCAGCCGCACCCTGTCGCTGATGGAACGCGCCGGGCTGATCGAGCGCATCGACCGCTCGATCCGCATCGCCGACGAGCAGGGCCTGCGCGACATGGCGGATTTCCAGGACCGCTATTACCGCATCGACACCTCGTGGTTCCCGGGCGGCACGCTGGAGAAGCTGTCGGCGGGCGCCTGA
- a CDS encoding DUF3696 domain-containing protein, whose translation MYTTIRLRNVRAWADSGEIALAPLTLFYGANGAGKSSIAQALDALARIAGRGLTDPAALVAALPGDAVHDMIRDRDARRLIGIDLAWQPDASMQAALVQGARRLAVSVELGLDPAGRPRLHGLHWTVTDRADRPLRVVAVHDGNPVDKDAAAIDVLAAATAAAAGRFVMLGPLRARPRRSYAVPARVPAGVGPRGQGAVPAMAAADRAGRRLSVDDGAERGFADVISDRLAALGLVEGVDLVDAPGGVALMARGRRGGQAPFAEAGFGLSQVLPAAVAAFLVPAGSTLWLEQPELHLHAAAQAGLGDLLIDALDAREGGRARRLQILVETHSEPLLNRIQRRIAEARLDAERVAVHWCPGTVPATIERLEMDETGEILNWPDDVFGDEMADVTARAVAAAARRKARREGGA comes from the coding sequence ATGTACACCACCATCCGTCTGCGCAATGTCAGGGCCTGGGCCGATAGCGGCGAGATCGCTCTGGCCCCGCTCACCCTGTTCTACGGCGCCAATGGTGCCGGCAAAAGCAGCATCGCCCAGGCGCTCGACGCGCTGGCCCGCATCGCCGGGCGTGGTCTTACCGATCCGGCGGCCCTGGTCGCCGCCCTGCCGGGCGATGCCGTGCACGACATGATCCGCGACCGCGACGCCCGGCGGCTGATCGGCATCGATCTGGCCTGGCAGCCGGATGCATCGATGCAGGCGGCCCTGGTGCAGGGCGCGCGCCGGCTGGCGGTGTCGGTTGAACTGGGCCTCGATCCGGCCGGCCGGCCGCGGCTGCACGGGCTTCACTGGACCGTGACCGACAGGGCCGACCGCCCGCTGCGGGTGGTGGCGGTTCATGACGGCAACCCCGTGGACAAGGATGCCGCTGCCATCGATGTGCTGGCCGCCGCCACCGCCGCCGCGGCCGGCCGTTTCGTGATGCTGGGCCCCCTGCGCGCCCGGCCGCGGCGCAGCTATGCCGTGCCGGCGCGGGTGCCGGCGGGCGTGGGGCCGCGCGGGCAGGGCGCCGTGCCGGCCATGGCCGCGGCCGACCGCGCCGGCCGTCGGCTGTCGGTGGACGATGGGGCGGAGCGCGGCTTTGCCGATGTCATTTCCGACCGTCTGGCGGCCCTGGGGCTGGTGGAAGGCGTGGACCTGGTCGATGCCCCGGGCGGGGTGGCGCTGATGGCCCGCGGCCGGCGCGGCGGCCAAGCCCCCTTTGCCGAAGCCGGGTTCGGCCTGTCGCAGGTATTGCCGGCGGCGGTTGCGGCCTTTCTGGTGCCGGCGGGCTCCACGCTCTGGCTGGAACAGCCCGAACTGCACCTGCATGCCGCCGCCCAGGCGGGGCTGGGCGATCTGCTGATCGATGCGCTCGACGCCCGCGAGGGCGGCCGCGCGCGCCGGCTTCAGATCCTGGTCGAAACCCATTCCGAACCGCTGCTGAACCGCATCCAGCGGCGCATCGCCGAGGCGCGGCTGGATGCGGAGCGGGTGGCGGTGCACTGGTGCCCGGGCACGGTGCCGGCCACGATCGAGCGGCTGGAGATGGACGAGACCGGCGAGATCCTGAACTGGCCCGACGATGTTTTCGGCGACGAGATGGCCGATGTCACCGCCCGCGCGGTGGCGGCTGCCGCCCGGCGCAAGGCGCGCCGGGAGGGCGGGGCATGA
- a CDS encoding RNA ligase family protein codes for MTGFFRFPQTAHVAWLGAGAPRDDKLLSPDEIDHLLDGPVVIEEKVDGANLGLSVDPDTGLVRAQNRGQYLHAPFTGQFERLGDWLALHEDRLFDALAIDRLILFGEWLAARHSLGYDALPDLFLAFDVYERETGRFRSTTARNRLAQQIGIETVPALFTGRVTDGVAGLLRILTGARSRYRDGPPEGIVIRREDDTHLIARAKLVRADFTQAIGEHWRRRAIEWNRVRH; via the coding sequence ATGACAGGGTTCTTCCGCTTTCCCCAGACCGCCCATGTCGCCTGGCTGGGGGCAGGCGCGCCGCGCGACGACAAGCTGCTCTCGCCCGACGAGATCGATCACCTTCTGGATGGTCCGGTGGTGATCGAAGAGAAGGTCGACGGCGCCAATCTGGGCCTGTCGGTCGATCCCGACACCGGGCTGGTGCGCGCGCAGAACCGCGGCCAGTATCTTCATGCCCCCTTCACCGGCCAGTTCGAGCGGCTGGGCGACTGGCTGGCGCTGCATGAAGACCGGCTGTTCGATGCGCTGGCCATCGACCGGCTGATCCTGTTCGGCGAATGGCTGGCCGCCCGGCATTCCCTGGGCTATGACGCGCTGCCCGATCTGTTCCTGGCCTTCGACGTTTACGAGCGTGAAACCGGCCGCTTCCGCAGCACCACGGCCCGCAACCGCCTGGCGCAGCAGATCGGCATCGAAACCGTGCCCGCCCTGTTTACCGGCCGGGTCACCGACGGCGTCGCCGGGCTTCTGCGCATCCTGACCGGCGCCCGCAGCCGCTATCGCGACGGCCCGCCCGAAGGCATCGTGATCCGGCGCGAGGACGATACCCACCTCATCGCCCGCGCCAAGCTGGTCCGCGCCGATTTCACCCAGGCGATCGGCGAGCACTGGCGCCGCCGGGCGATCGAGTGGAACCGCGTACGACACTGA
- a CDS encoding Lrp/AsnC family transcriptional regulator: protein MAASAEADLDAVDRRILRALQEDGRTTVQALADKVGLSPSPCLRRIRMLEEAGVITGYAALVNQNAVGLPVSVFVSIKLERQRAPELDAFARAITAWPEVMECYLMTGARDFLLRVVCADLAAYEAFLRDRLTQLDGVGSIESSFALGQVKYSRVLPVGGG from the coding sequence ATGGCAGCATCTGCCGAAGCCGATCTGGACGCCGTCGACCGCCGGATCTTAAGGGCGCTGCAGGAAGACGGCCGCACCACCGTGCAGGCCCTGGCGGACAAGGTCGGCCTCTCCCCCTCCCCCTGCCTGCGCCGGATCCGGATGCTGGAAGAGGCCGGCGTGATCACCGGCTATGCGGCGCTGGTCAACCAGAACGCGGTCGGCCTGCCGGTTTCGGTCTTCGTCTCGATCAAACTGGAACGCCAGCGCGCCCCCGAACTCGACGCCTTCGCCCGCGCCATCACCGCCTGGCCCGAGGTGATGGAATGTTACCTGATGACCGGCGCCCGCGACTTCCTGCTGCGCGTGGTCTGCGCCGACCTTGCGGCTTACGAGGCGTTTCTGAGGGACCGGCTGACCCAGCTGGACGGGGTGGGCTCGATCGAATCGAGTTTTGCGTTGGGGCAGGTGAAGTATTCGCGGGTTTTGCCGGTGGGGGGCGGGTGA
- a CDS encoding transketolase, with protein sequence MTGMVTRETEEKMAGQHMTVLEALNRKALWLSNWMIHHANHIRPNASGVKVGGHQSSSASMTAIMTALYFDVLRPEDRVAVKPHAAPVFHAIQYLFGRQSLDKLKAFRGFGGAQSYPSRTKDTDDVDISTGSVGLGVAFTAFASMVQDYIRAKSWARTDRPEGRMIALVGDAELDEGNVYECLLEGWKHGLRNTWWVIDYNRQSLDGVVREGLYERIEAIFKAFDWRVVTVKYGALQRAAFAEPGGEKLRAWIDACPNGLYSALMFRGGAAWRERLEDDLGDQGEVSALLARRSDAELAELMANLGGHCLESLLDAFHGIRDDRPTVFIAYTVKGWGTPLAGHKDNHSGQMTEAQIHALRDAMGIRAGHEWEPFEGLDLDEAVLRDVLDRVPFNTAESRRLTAPVAAPIGPQFTTTGTTSTQAAFGRIMDAIAKTDSDLAERIVTTSPDVTVSTNLGGWVNRRALFAADEIADIFQRQRIPSTQKWHFSPQGQHIELGIAEMNLFLMLGAAGLAHELFGERLLPVGTLYDPFISRGLDALNYACYQDARFMVVATPSGVSLAGEGGAHQSIAQPLIGMSQDGLASFEPAFADELAVIMDWGFAHMQRAGKKTPDPDTFLPDAAGGSVYLRLSTRPVEQIRREMTDRLAADILAGGYWLRAPEPGCEVVIACQGVTITEAIAAAGMIGGSRRNVAVLAVTSADRLHAGWTAAEKARAEGEPGAVSHVERLLDQVPDHAGLVTVIDGHPATLAWLGGVNGHRVAALGVDHFGQTGTVEDLYAHYGIDAEGIVAAARRFIGGRRRR encoded by the coding sequence ATGACCGGCATGGTGACGCGCGAGACTGAAGAGAAGATGGCGGGGCAGCATATGACCGTGCTGGAGGCGCTGAACCGCAAGGCGCTGTGGCTGTCGAACTGGATGATCCACCACGCCAACCACATCCGGCCCAATGCTTCGGGCGTGAAGGTGGGTGGCCATCAGTCGTCCTCGGCCTCGATGACCGCGATCATGACCGCGCTGTATTTCGACGTGCTCCGGCCCGAAGACCGGGTCGCCGTCAAGCCCCATGCCGCCCCGGTCTTCCACGCCATCCAGTATCTGTTCGGCCGCCAGAGCCTGGACAAGCTGAAGGCCTTCCGCGGCTTCGGCGGTGCGCAGTCCTATCCCTCGCGCACCAAGGATACCGACGATGTCGACATCTCGACCGGCTCGGTCGGGCTGGGCGTCGCCTTCACCGCCTTCGCATCCATGGTGCAGGACTATATCCGCGCCAAATCCTGGGCGCGCACCGACCGGCCCGAAGGCCGGATGATCGCGCTGGTCGGCGATGCCGAGCTGGACGAGGGCAATGTCTATGAATGCCTGCTGGAAGGCTGGAAACACGGGCTGCGCAACACCTGGTGGGTGATCGACTACAACCGCCAGAGCCTGGACGGCGTGGTCCGCGAGGGGCTGTACGAGCGGATCGAAGCGATCTTCAAGGCCTTCGACTGGCGGGTGGTGACGGTGAAATACGGCGCCCTGCAGCGCGCCGCCTTTGCCGAGCCCGGCGGCGAAAAGCTGCGCGCCTGGATCGATGCCTGCCCGAACGGGCTCTATTCCGCGCTGATGTTCCGCGGCGGCGCCGCCTGGCGCGAGCGGCTGGAGGATGATCTGGGCGATCAGGGCGAGGTGAGCGCGCTTCTGGCCCGGCGCAGCGATGCCGAGCTGGCGGAATTGATGGCCAATCTGGGCGGTCACTGCCTGGAAAGCCTGCTCGATGCCTTCCACGGCATCCGGGACGACCGGCCGACGGTGTTCATCGCCTATACGGTCAAGGGCTGGGGCACGCCGCTCGCCGGCCACAAGGACAATCATTCCGGCCAGATGACCGAGGCGCAGATCCATGCGCTGCGCGATGCCATGGGCATCCGCGCCGGCCATGAATGGGAGCCCTTCGAAGGGCTGGACCTGGACGAAGCGGTGCTGCGCGACGTCCTGGACCGGGTGCCGTTCAACACCGCGGAGAGCCGCCGGCTGACGGCACCGGTCGCGGCCCCGATCGGCCCGCAATTCACCACCACCGGCACCACCTCGACCCAGGCGGCCTTCGGCCGGATCATGGATGCGATCGCCAAAACCGACAGCGATCTGGCAGAGCGCATCGTCACCACCTCGCCCGATGTGACGGTGTCGACCAATCTGGGCGGCTGGGTGAACCGCCGGGCCTTGTTCGCCGCCGACGAGATCGCCGACATCTTCCAGCGCCAGCGCATCCCCAGCACCCAGAAATGGCATTTCTCGCCCCAGGGCCAGCATATCGAACTGGGCATCGCCGAGATGAACCTGTTCCTGATGCTGGGCGCCGCCGGGCTTGCCCATGAACTGTTCGGCGAACGGTTGCTGCCGGTCGGCACGCTTTATGATCCGTTCATTTCGCGCGGGCTCGATGCGCTGAATTACGCCTGTTATCAGGATGCCCGGTTCATGGTGGTGGCCACACCTTCGGGCGTGTCGCTGGCGGGCGAGGGCGGGGCGCATCAGTCGATCGCCCAGCCGCTGATCGGCATGAGCCAGGACGGGCTCGCCTCGTTCGAGCCGGCGTTCGCCGACGAGCTGGCGGTGATCATGGACTGGGGCTTCGCCCATATGCAGCGCGCGGGCAAAAAGACGCCCGACCCCGATACCTTCCTGCCCGATGCCGCCGGCGGCTCGGTCTATCTGCGCCTGTCGACCCGGCCGGTGGAGCAGATCCGGCGCGAGATGACCGACCGGCTTGCGGCCGACATCCTGGCCGGCGGCTACTGGCTGCGGGCGCCGGAGCCCGGCTGCGAGGTGGTGATCGCCTGTCAGGGGGTGACGATCACCGAGGCAATCGCCGCGGCGGGCATGATCGGCGGCAGCCGCCGCAATGTCGCGGTGCTGGCCGTCACCTCGGCCGATCGGCTGCATGCCGGCTGGACCGCGGCCGAAAAGGCCCGTGCCGAGGGTGAGCCCGGGGCGGTGTCGCATGTCGAACGCCTGCTCGACCAGGTGCCCGACCATGCCGGCCTCGTGACCGTGATCGACGGCCACCCGGCGACGCTGGCCTGGCTGGGCGGGGTGAACGGCCACCGGGTTGCGGCGCTGGGCGTCGACCATTTCGGCCAGACCGGCACGGTCGAGGATCTTTATGCCCATTACGGCATCGATGCCGAGGGCATCGTCGCCGCCGCCCGGCGCTTCATCGGCGGCCGGCGGCGGCGCTGA